In the Mastacembelus armatus chromosome 17, fMasArm1.2, whole genome shotgun sequence genome, one interval contains:
- the arhgap21b gene encoding rho GTPase-activating protein 21 isoform X2, translated as MMASRWVNSCEDDERQQARSSLCESDSPEWRSLFDSPSAQYPTEDEPFSWPRPKTVRLHRTSQGFGFTLRHFIVYPPESTVHSFPVNEEDHGRRGRQRNRLEPMDTIFVKQVKEGGPAHEAGLCTGDRIVKVNGASIIGKAYCEVISLIQDSGDFLELCVMPKDEDILQLAYSQDAYLRGHSSYSGNACHIPEPPPLCYPRVDCKPTGMAQVTDSAGQVCRGSAAPPDHGYRKEITVPPSPPPQPYPKSQMAVCMRNDSVRTVVVPPDTIQKGRVGPAQRIDYIDPVLVKGRPGSLAQYPQPRMADVYPAGPAMVSYGGQAPHYQANHQNIDWRTYQTYREYIDNKGIHSYGSRTIQERLDSLRASSQNTFSATHHIPWGDWGPKGIRRRSTSHERSYQGPPPQFQIAPRSASQDRMSNAERMARNWPPRSVSQDAILHKPRAKSIDYVEHTEFSRPSERRGVYGRTDQGTRPSRQSMPRQAMLYRPSVGYSGGIRGAPNPSLYSKGPDSLQARSSPMLSERHSHFAKSARAEQSFADQRTSVKGNYAALTIQQGQGRMRTETMQPVEAGRDAALVGHRSSSCSSPKQMHQRPSILRPPHPDSQSQINGQSPTESGVVLREKPPSGKNPSPLRHPSYILAVNDDGADSTADVVACWLPNDARREIHIRRLGEQHHTSCSSNLDESLDSIPFIDEPVSPSVDREAAPIPPSSVISVAPSITTGPSSPGSPCPAIRRQLSHDQESLRSALLESESASKTERSKSYDEGLDNYQEEVRGRSSSKHMPSFRGLRKALDGHKSSADSGSRRDSSSDIFADSSKEGLLNFRQLNTDKNKRVGGGMRSWKQMYAVLQGHTLTLYKDRKDASSHASTQCDEDPQRISIKACLIDISYSDTRRKNVLRLTTSDCEYLFQAEGRDEMLSWIKVIQENSNPDEENGAVTSQDLISRKIKEYNMMSAPSSRSEPSPKTTRQSLSIKQAFLGGKTDAKIHSPHSPKTGEERRALKDDSSPPRDRNWKMGIAGIMRKPFEKKTSAGVTFGVRLDDCPPAQANRFVPLIVEICCKVVEERGLEYTGIYRVPGNNAAISSMQEELNSKGMTDIDIQEDKWRDLNVISSLLKSFFRKLPEPLFTNEKYADFIEANRTEDSVERLKELKRLIHELPDHHYETLKFLCAHLKRVSDNCEKNKMEPRNLAIVFGPTLVRTSEDNMINMVNHMPDQCKIVENLIQQYDWFFTDDTVEDPVTTAEQESTVQSQPVPNIDHLLSNIGRTAPSPGEVSDSACSDSSKSKGLWGSGKDQCSKEMLRSSFFASRKRKKPKDKAHPSSSDDDLDAVFSKKELPEESQQQPLWSPDRGAEEEGETDKECVKEKHRGSSEEQCDKINREESLSSSLVSQPSPSLPPEHISSSLHTGSPYTSPSHSPNLSYRMPMVHQSSLSDPPYNYDDTVSDLGTMNSTSSQASVPRVRRGKMVTLGPEAGPNGLGAEVCSITSDYSTTSSMTFLTGAELSALSPEVQSVAESRGGDDADDERSELISEGRPMETDSESDLSVFTVGRVNQRELQQASQPLSSHRLIECDTLSRKKAAQQKTNSESSLDGARSDKDSNKLPHIMGSVKGRSTGSLSSSSRGDLDKAEPTWRLKITDRLKVRLRMSVDDMFGVGSQRSRSPEGRSKKKNIRRRHTMGGQRDFAELSVLGDWPQQGGIGSGSRSELSAVDRLKPKCSSQDFSIGDWIARERHRTSNPEVSLDSSDQQGLLCMGNPQNLGASSSSELPPLPTEVLNGVPQSKNLSLSATAHPHKLSSSQVVHSRFYQYL; from the exons GCCTACTCTCAGGATGCCTACCTCCGTGGCCACAGTAGCTACAGCGGAAATGCCTGTCACATTCCTGAGCCGCCCCCACTATGTTACCCCAGAGTAGACTGTAAGCCTACGGGCATGGCCCAGGTGACTGACTCAGCAGGACAGGTCTGCCGAGGGTCAGCAGCGCCTCCTGACCATGGGTACCGGAAGGAGATCACTGTGcccccatctcctcctcctcagccatATCCAAAAAGCCAGATGGCAGTTTGCATGCGCAACGACAGCGTGAGAACTGTAGTGGTTCCCCCTGATACAATCCAAAAAGGGCGTGTGGGTCCAGCACAAAGGATAGATTACATAGACCCTGTCTTAGTCAAGGGGAGACCTGGGTCACTAGCGCAGTACCCTCAACCTAGAATGGCTGATGTCTACCCCGCTGGTCCAGCAATGGTTTCATATGGTGGTCAGGCACCTCACTACCAAGCCAACCATCAAAACATTGATTGGCGTACTTATCAGACATACAGGGAATACATTGACAACAAAGGAATCCATTCCTATGGTAGTCGGACTATTCAAGAGAGACTGGACAGTTTGCGAGCTTCCAGTCAGAACACCTTTAGTGCTACTCATCACATTCCCTGGGGAGACTGGGGTCCTAAGGGGATACGACGGAGAAGTACCTCCCATGAACGGTCATATCAAGGACCTCCACCCCAGTTTCAGATTGCCCCACGCAGTGCCTCCCAAGACAGGATGAGCAATGCAGAGAGGATGGCCAGGAACTGGCCCCCTCGCAGCGTTTCCCAAGATGCCATACTGCACAAACCCCGGGCAAAATCCATAGATTATGTTGAACATACAGAGTTTTCTCGGCCcagtgagaggagaggagtatATGGAAGAACAGACCAAGGTACGAGACCCAGCCGACAGTCTATGCCCAGACAGGCCATGCTCTACAGGCCTTCAGTTGGATACAGTGGTGGCATAAGGGGGGCACCCAACCCTTCTCTCTATTCTAAGGGACCAGATTCTCTTCAGGCCCGCTCCTCACCCATGCTTTCAGAGAGACACTCACATTTTGCAAAGAGCGCAAGGGCTGAACAGTCTTTTGCTGACCAAAGAACTTCAGTCAAAGGAAATTATGCAGCCCTCACTATCCAACAGGGCCAGGGCAGGATGCGGACTGAAACCATGCAGCCTGTTGAGGCAGGCAGAGATGCAGCATTGGTAGGACACAGGTCTTCCTCATGCTCAAGTCCGAAACAGATGCATCAGAGACCTAGCATTCTTAGACCACCCCACCCAGACTCCCAGAGTCAGATTAATGGACAAAGCCCAACAGAGTCCGGTGTCGTTTTAAGGGAGAAGCCACCCTCTGGAAAAAACCCCAGCCCTCTGCGGCATCCTTCTTATATCCTGGCTGTAAATGACGATGGAGCAGATTCCACAGCAGATGTGGTGGCATGCTGGCTTCCCAACGATGCACGTCGAGAGATACACATACGCCGCCTTGGGGAACAACATCACACCTCCTGCTCCAGCAACCTGGATGAGTCTCTGGACTCCATTCCATTCATTG ATGAACCAGTTAGCCCCAGTGTAGACCGAGAGGCTGCTCCTATTCCACCTTCTTCTGTGATATCTGTTGCACCATCCATAACGACAGGCCCCTCCAGTCCAGGCTCACCATGCCCTGCCATTCGTCGTCAGCTGTCACATGACCAAG AGTCTCTGAGAAGTGCTTTGCTGGAGTCTGAATCAGCCAGTAAAACAGAGCGGTCCAAGTCCTATGATGAGGGTTTGGATAATTACCAGGAAGAGGTCAGAGG GAGATCTTCCAGTAAGCATATGCCCAGTTTCAGGGGCCTGAGAAAG GCTCTGGATGGACATAAATCATCTGCAGACTCTGGATCTCGAAGGGATTCCTCTTCTGATATATTTGCTGATTCTTCCAAAGAGGGGTTGCTTAACTTTAGGCAGCTTAATACAGATAAAAATAAG CGTGTTGGTGGGGGGATGAGATCATGGAAGCAGATGTATGCTGTTTTACAAGGTCACACTCTAACCCTCTACAAAGACAGGAAGGATGCGTCGTCACACGCTTCGACACAATGTGACGAGGACCCACAACGAATTAGCATCAAGGCCTGTCTGATTGATATCTCCTACAGCGATACGAGACGCAAGAATGTGCTGCGACTGACCACCTCTGACTGCGAGTATTTGTTCCAGGCAGAAGGGAGGGATGAAATGCTGTCTTGGATCAAAGTCATTCAAGAAAACAGTAACCCAGATGAAGAG AATGGTGCTGTAACAAGCCAAGACTTGATCAGTCGAAAGATCAAGGAATACAACATGATGAG TGCTCCCAGCAGTCGGTCCGAACCCTCCCCCAAAACTACCCGTCAGTCCCTCAGCATCAAACAAGCCTTCCTGGGAGGTAAAACAGATGCAAAGATCCACAGCCCCCATTCTCCAAAAACAGGAGAGGAGCGGAGGGCACTGAAAG ATGATTCTAGTCCTCCAAGGGACAGAAATTGGAAAATGGGTATTGCAGGAATCATGAGGAAGCCCTTTGAAAAAAAGACTTCAGCTGGGGTCACATTCGGGGTACGGCTTGATGACTGTCCACCTGCACAGGCTAATAGG tttgttCCTCTGATCGTGGAGATATGCTGTAAAGTGGTGGAGGAGCGAGGGCTGGAGTACACAGGAATCTATAGAGTCCCAGGGAACAATGCTGCCATCTCCAGCATGCAGGAGGAGCTCAACAGCAAAGGCATGACTGACATTGACATCCAGGAAGAT AAATGGCGGGACCTTAATGTCATCAGTAGTTTACTGAAGTCGTTCTTCCGAAAACTTCCTGAACCTCTGTTTACAAATG AAAAGTATGCTGATTTTATTGAAGCCAACAGAACAGAAGACTCAGTGGAGAGGTTAAAGGAGCTCAAAAGACTG ATCCATGAATTACCTGATCATCATTATGAAACTCTGAAATTCCTCTGTGCTCATCTCAAGAGGGTTTCTGACAACTGTGAAAAGAATAAG ATGGAGCCTCGTAACCTGGCGATTGTGTTCGGTCCTACGCTGGTCAGAACCTCTGAGGACAACATGATCAACATGGTCAATCACATGCCAGACCAGTGCAAGATAGTTGAGAACCTTATCCAGCAGTATGACTGGTTCTTCACTGATGATACTGTTGAGGACCCTGTT ACCACAGCTGAGCAGGAAAGCACAGTGCAGTCTCAGCCTGTGCCCAATATCGACCACCTGCTTTCCAACATCGGAAGGACCGCACCTTCACCGGGCGAAGTCTCAG ATTCGGCATGTAGTGACTCCTCCAAATCAAAG GGCTTGTGGGGGTCAGGTAAGGATCAGTGTAGCAAAGAGATGCTGCGCTCCTCCTTCTTCGCCAGCCGCAAACGCAAGAAGCCTAAGGACAAAGCTCACCCCAGCAGTTCAGACGACGACCTGGATGCTGTGTTCTCCAAGAAGGAGCTCCCGGAGGAGAGCCAGCAGCAGCCGCTGTGGTCCCCAGACAGGGGGGCCGAGGAAGAGGGGGAGACAGATAAAGAGTGTGTTAAAGAGAAGCACAGGGGCAGCTCAGAGGAGCAGTGTGACAAAATCAACAGGGAAGAGTCTCTCTCCAGTAGCCTGGTATCGCAGCCATCTCCCTCCCTGCCTCCAGAACACATTTCCTCCAGTCTTCATACTGGCTCTCCCTATACCTCGCCCTCCCATTCCCCTAACCTCAGCTACCGCATGCCAATGGTACACCAGTCGTCTCTGTCAGACCCACCCTACAACTATGATGATACAGTGTCCGACCTCGGTACGATGAACAGCACCAGCTCTCAGGCTTCAGTGCCCAGAGTGAGGCGTGGCAAGATGGTGACTCTGGGTCCAGAGGCAGGCCCCAATGGACTGGGAGCTGAGGTTTGCTCCATCACCTCCGACTACTCCACCACCTCTTCCATGACGTTTCTGACCGGAGCAGAGCTCAGTGCCCTCAGTCCTGAAGTGCAGTCTGTGGCTGAAAGCAGGGGTGGGGATGATGCAGATGATGAGAGAAGTGAGCTCATTAGTGAAGGAAGGCCAATGGAGACAGACAGCGAGAGCGACttgtctgtgtttactgttggGAGAGTGAATCAAAGAGAACTGCAGCAAGCGTCGCAACCTCTCTCCTCCCACAGACTCATTGAATGTGATACACTTTCCAGAAAGAAAGCTGCTCAACAGAAAACCAACAGCGAATCCTCACTGGATGGTGCCCGGAGTGACAAAGATTCCAACAAACTGCCACATATTATGGGGTCTGTTAAAGGCCGTTCTACAGGCAGCCTCAGCTCGTCATCTCGTGGTGACCTGGATAAGGCAGAACCTACGTGGAGGCTGAAGATCACAGACCGACTGAAGGTGCGACTGCGAATGTCTGTGGATGACATGTTTGGTGTGGGCAGCCAGAGGAGCCGGTCCCCAGAGGGCCGCAGTAAGAAGAAGAACATCAGACGCAGACACACCATGGGTGGTCAGAGGGACTTTGCAGAGCTGTCTGTTTTGGGAGATTGGCCACAGCAGGGTGGTATTGGTTCAGGCTCGCGGTCAGAGCTCTCAGCTGTCGACCGACTAAAGCCGAAGTGCAGCTCTCAGGACTTCTCCATTGGAGACTGGATTGCTCGCGAGCGCCACCGCACCAGCAATCCTGAGGTCAGCCTCGACTCCTCTGATCAGCAGGGGCTGCTGTGCATGGGAAACCCCCAAAACCTCGGAGCCTCGTCCTCATCTGAACTCCCACCTCTTCCAACTGAGGTGTTGAACGGTGTCCCCCAGAGTAAAAATCTGAGCCTTTCAGCGACCGCTCATCCACATAAACTTAGCAGTTCGCAGGTGGTCCATTCACGATTCTATCAGTACCTTTGA
- the arhgap21b gene encoding rho GTPase-activating protein 21 isoform X1: protein MMASRWVNSCEDDERQQARSSLCESDSPEWRSLFDSPSAQYPTEDEPFSWPRPKTVRLHRTSQGFGFTLRHFIVYPPESTVHSFPVNEEDHGRRGRQRNRLEPMDTIFVKQVKEGGPAHEAGLCTGDRIVKVNGASIIGKAYCEVISLIQDSGDFLELCVMPKDEDILQLAYSQDAYLRGHSSYSGNACHIPEPPPLCYPRVDCKPTGMAQVTDSAGQVCRGSAAPPDHGYRKEITVPPSPPPQPYPKSQMAVCMRNDSVRTVVVPPDTIQKGRVGPAQRIDYIDPVLVKGRPGSLAQYPQPRMADVYPAGPAMVSYGGQAPHYQANHQNIDWRTYQTYREYIDNKGIHSYGSRTIQERLDSLRASSQNTFSATHHIPWGDWGPKGIRRRSTSHERSYQGPPPQFQIAPRSASQDRMSNAERMARNWPPRSVSQDAILHKPRAKSIDYVEHTEFSRPSERRGVYGRTDQGTRPSRQSMPRQAMLYRPSVGYSGGIRGAPNPSLYSKGPDSLQARSSPMLSERHSHFAKSARAEQSFADQRTSVKGNYAALTIQQGQGRMRTETMQPVEAGRDAALVGHRSSSCSSPKQMHQRPSILRPPHPDSQSQINGQSPTESGVVLREKPPSGKNPSPLRHPSYILAVNDDGADSTADVVACWLPNDARREIHIRRLGEQHHTSCSSNLDESLDSIPFIDEPVSPSVDREAAPIPPSSVISVAPSITTGPSSPGSPCPAIRRQLSHDQESLRSALLESESASKTERSKSYDEGLDNYQEEVRGRSSSKHMPSFRGLRKALDGHKSSADSGSRRDSSSDIFADSSKEGLLNFRQLNTDKNKRVGGGMRSWKQMYAVLQGHTLTLYKDRKDASSHASTQCDEDPQRISIKACLIDISYSDTRRKNVLRLTTSDCEYLFQAEGRDEMLSWIKVIQENSNPDEENGAVTSQDLISRKIKEYNMMSAPSSRSEPSPKTTRQSLSIKQAFLGGKTDAKIHSPHSPKTGEERRALKDDSSPPRDRNWKMGIAGIMRKPFEKKTSAGVTFGVRLDDCPPAQANRFVPLIVEICCKVVEERGLEYTGIYRVPGNNAAISSMQEELNSKGMTDIDIQEDKWRDLNVISSLLKSFFRKLPEPLFTNEKYADFIEANRTEDSVERLKELKRLIHELPDHHYETLKFLCAHLKRVSDNCEKNKMEPRNLAIVFGPTLVRTSEDNMINMVNHMPDQCKIVENLIQQYDWFFTDDTVEDPVTTAEQESTVQSQPVPNIDHLLSNIGRTAPSPGEVSDSACSDSSKSKQGLWGSGKDQCSKEMLRSSFFASRKRKKPKDKAHPSSSDDDLDAVFSKKELPEESQQQPLWSPDRGAEEEGETDKECVKEKHRGSSEEQCDKINREESLSSSLVSQPSPSLPPEHISSSLHTGSPYTSPSHSPNLSYRMPMVHQSSLSDPPYNYDDTVSDLGTMNSTSSQASVPRVRRGKMVTLGPEAGPNGLGAEVCSITSDYSTTSSMTFLTGAELSALSPEVQSVAESRGGDDADDERSELISEGRPMETDSESDLSVFTVGRVNQRELQQASQPLSSHRLIECDTLSRKKAAQQKTNSESSLDGARSDKDSNKLPHIMGSVKGRSTGSLSSSSRGDLDKAEPTWRLKITDRLKVRLRMSVDDMFGVGSQRSRSPEGRSKKKNIRRRHTMGGQRDFAELSVLGDWPQQGGIGSGSRSELSAVDRLKPKCSSQDFSIGDWIARERHRTSNPEVSLDSSDQQGLLCMGNPQNLGASSSSELPPLPTEVLNGVPQSKNLSLSATAHPHKLSSSQVVHSRFYQYL from the exons GCCTACTCTCAGGATGCCTACCTCCGTGGCCACAGTAGCTACAGCGGAAATGCCTGTCACATTCCTGAGCCGCCCCCACTATGTTACCCCAGAGTAGACTGTAAGCCTACGGGCATGGCCCAGGTGACTGACTCAGCAGGACAGGTCTGCCGAGGGTCAGCAGCGCCTCCTGACCATGGGTACCGGAAGGAGATCACTGTGcccccatctcctcctcctcagccatATCCAAAAAGCCAGATGGCAGTTTGCATGCGCAACGACAGCGTGAGAACTGTAGTGGTTCCCCCTGATACAATCCAAAAAGGGCGTGTGGGTCCAGCACAAAGGATAGATTACATAGACCCTGTCTTAGTCAAGGGGAGACCTGGGTCACTAGCGCAGTACCCTCAACCTAGAATGGCTGATGTCTACCCCGCTGGTCCAGCAATGGTTTCATATGGTGGTCAGGCACCTCACTACCAAGCCAACCATCAAAACATTGATTGGCGTACTTATCAGACATACAGGGAATACATTGACAACAAAGGAATCCATTCCTATGGTAGTCGGACTATTCAAGAGAGACTGGACAGTTTGCGAGCTTCCAGTCAGAACACCTTTAGTGCTACTCATCACATTCCCTGGGGAGACTGGGGTCCTAAGGGGATACGACGGAGAAGTACCTCCCATGAACGGTCATATCAAGGACCTCCACCCCAGTTTCAGATTGCCCCACGCAGTGCCTCCCAAGACAGGATGAGCAATGCAGAGAGGATGGCCAGGAACTGGCCCCCTCGCAGCGTTTCCCAAGATGCCATACTGCACAAACCCCGGGCAAAATCCATAGATTATGTTGAACATACAGAGTTTTCTCGGCCcagtgagaggagaggagtatATGGAAGAACAGACCAAGGTACGAGACCCAGCCGACAGTCTATGCCCAGACAGGCCATGCTCTACAGGCCTTCAGTTGGATACAGTGGTGGCATAAGGGGGGCACCCAACCCTTCTCTCTATTCTAAGGGACCAGATTCTCTTCAGGCCCGCTCCTCACCCATGCTTTCAGAGAGACACTCACATTTTGCAAAGAGCGCAAGGGCTGAACAGTCTTTTGCTGACCAAAGAACTTCAGTCAAAGGAAATTATGCAGCCCTCACTATCCAACAGGGCCAGGGCAGGATGCGGACTGAAACCATGCAGCCTGTTGAGGCAGGCAGAGATGCAGCATTGGTAGGACACAGGTCTTCCTCATGCTCAAGTCCGAAACAGATGCATCAGAGACCTAGCATTCTTAGACCACCCCACCCAGACTCCCAGAGTCAGATTAATGGACAAAGCCCAACAGAGTCCGGTGTCGTTTTAAGGGAGAAGCCACCCTCTGGAAAAAACCCCAGCCCTCTGCGGCATCCTTCTTATATCCTGGCTGTAAATGACGATGGAGCAGATTCCACAGCAGATGTGGTGGCATGCTGGCTTCCCAACGATGCACGTCGAGAGATACACATACGCCGCCTTGGGGAACAACATCACACCTCCTGCTCCAGCAACCTGGATGAGTCTCTGGACTCCATTCCATTCATTG ATGAACCAGTTAGCCCCAGTGTAGACCGAGAGGCTGCTCCTATTCCACCTTCTTCTGTGATATCTGTTGCACCATCCATAACGACAGGCCCCTCCAGTCCAGGCTCACCATGCCCTGCCATTCGTCGTCAGCTGTCACATGACCAAG AGTCTCTGAGAAGTGCTTTGCTGGAGTCTGAATCAGCCAGTAAAACAGAGCGGTCCAAGTCCTATGATGAGGGTTTGGATAATTACCAGGAAGAGGTCAGAGG GAGATCTTCCAGTAAGCATATGCCCAGTTTCAGGGGCCTGAGAAAG GCTCTGGATGGACATAAATCATCTGCAGACTCTGGATCTCGAAGGGATTCCTCTTCTGATATATTTGCTGATTCTTCCAAAGAGGGGTTGCTTAACTTTAGGCAGCTTAATACAGATAAAAATAAG CGTGTTGGTGGGGGGATGAGATCATGGAAGCAGATGTATGCTGTTTTACAAGGTCACACTCTAACCCTCTACAAAGACAGGAAGGATGCGTCGTCACACGCTTCGACACAATGTGACGAGGACCCACAACGAATTAGCATCAAGGCCTGTCTGATTGATATCTCCTACAGCGATACGAGACGCAAGAATGTGCTGCGACTGACCACCTCTGACTGCGAGTATTTGTTCCAGGCAGAAGGGAGGGATGAAATGCTGTCTTGGATCAAAGTCATTCAAGAAAACAGTAACCCAGATGAAGAG AATGGTGCTGTAACAAGCCAAGACTTGATCAGTCGAAAGATCAAGGAATACAACATGATGAG TGCTCCCAGCAGTCGGTCCGAACCCTCCCCCAAAACTACCCGTCAGTCCCTCAGCATCAAACAAGCCTTCCTGGGAGGTAAAACAGATGCAAAGATCCACAGCCCCCATTCTCCAAAAACAGGAGAGGAGCGGAGGGCACTGAAAG ATGATTCTAGTCCTCCAAGGGACAGAAATTGGAAAATGGGTATTGCAGGAATCATGAGGAAGCCCTTTGAAAAAAAGACTTCAGCTGGGGTCACATTCGGGGTACGGCTTGATGACTGTCCACCTGCACAGGCTAATAGG tttgttCCTCTGATCGTGGAGATATGCTGTAAAGTGGTGGAGGAGCGAGGGCTGGAGTACACAGGAATCTATAGAGTCCCAGGGAACAATGCTGCCATCTCCAGCATGCAGGAGGAGCTCAACAGCAAAGGCATGACTGACATTGACATCCAGGAAGAT AAATGGCGGGACCTTAATGTCATCAGTAGTTTACTGAAGTCGTTCTTCCGAAAACTTCCTGAACCTCTGTTTACAAATG AAAAGTATGCTGATTTTATTGAAGCCAACAGAACAGAAGACTCAGTGGAGAGGTTAAAGGAGCTCAAAAGACTG ATCCATGAATTACCTGATCATCATTATGAAACTCTGAAATTCCTCTGTGCTCATCTCAAGAGGGTTTCTGACAACTGTGAAAAGAATAAG ATGGAGCCTCGTAACCTGGCGATTGTGTTCGGTCCTACGCTGGTCAGAACCTCTGAGGACAACATGATCAACATGGTCAATCACATGCCAGACCAGTGCAAGATAGTTGAGAACCTTATCCAGCAGTATGACTGGTTCTTCACTGATGATACTGTTGAGGACCCTGTT ACCACAGCTGAGCAGGAAAGCACAGTGCAGTCTCAGCCTGTGCCCAATATCGACCACCTGCTTTCCAACATCGGAAGGACCGCACCTTCACCGGGCGAAGTCTCAG ATTCGGCATGTAGTGACTCCTCCAAATCAAAG CAGGGCTTGTGGGGGTCAGGTAAGGATCAGTGTAGCAAAGAGATGCTGCGCTCCTCCTTCTTCGCCAGCCGCAAACGCAAGAAGCCTAAGGACAAAGCTCACCCCAGCAGTTCAGACGACGACCTGGATGCTGTGTTCTCCAAGAAGGAGCTCCCGGAGGAGAGCCAGCAGCAGCCGCTGTGGTCCCCAGACAGGGGGGCCGAGGAAGAGGGGGAGACAGATAAAGAGTGTGTTAAAGAGAAGCACAGGGGCAGCTCAGAGGAGCAGTGTGACAAAATCAACAGGGAAGAGTCTCTCTCCAGTAGCCTGGTATCGCAGCCATCTCCCTCCCTGCCTCCAGAACACATTTCCTCCAGTCTTCATACTGGCTCTCCCTATACCTCGCCCTCCCATTCCCCTAACCTCAGCTACCGCATGCCAATGGTACACCAGTCGTCTCTGTCAGACCCACCCTACAACTATGATGATACAGTGTCCGACCTCGGTACGATGAACAGCACCAGCTCTCAGGCTTCAGTGCCCAGAGTGAGGCGTGGCAAGATGGTGACTCTGGGTCCAGAGGCAGGCCCCAATGGACTGGGAGCTGAGGTTTGCTCCATCACCTCCGACTACTCCACCACCTCTTCCATGACGTTTCTGACCGGAGCAGAGCTCAGTGCCCTCAGTCCTGAAGTGCAGTCTGTGGCTGAAAGCAGGGGTGGGGATGATGCAGATGATGAGAGAAGTGAGCTCATTAGTGAAGGAAGGCCAATGGAGACAGACAGCGAGAGCGACttgtctgtgtttactgttggGAGAGTGAATCAAAGAGAACTGCAGCAAGCGTCGCAACCTCTCTCCTCCCACAGACTCATTGAATGTGATACACTTTCCAGAAAGAAAGCTGCTCAACAGAAAACCAACAGCGAATCCTCACTGGATGGTGCCCGGAGTGACAAAGATTCCAACAAACTGCCACATATTATGGGGTCTGTTAAAGGCCGTTCTACAGGCAGCCTCAGCTCGTCATCTCGTGGTGACCTGGATAAGGCAGAACCTACGTGGAGGCTGAAGATCACAGACCGACTGAAGGTGCGACTGCGAATGTCTGTGGATGACATGTTTGGTGTGGGCAGCCAGAGGAGCCGGTCCCCAGAGGGCCGCAGTAAGAAGAAGAACATCAGACGCAGACACACCATGGGTGGTCAGAGGGACTTTGCAGAGCTGTCTGTTTTGGGAGATTGGCCACAGCAGGGTGGTATTGGTTCAGGCTCGCGGTCAGAGCTCTCAGCTGTCGACCGACTAAAGCCGAAGTGCAGCTCTCAGGACTTCTCCATTGGAGACTGGATTGCTCGCGAGCGCCACCGCACCAGCAATCCTGAGGTCAGCCTCGACTCCTCTGATCAGCAGGGGCTGCTGTGCATGGGAAACCCCCAAAACCTCGGAGCCTCGTCCTCATCTGAACTCCCACCTCTTCCAACTGAGGTGTTGAACGGTGTCCCCCAGAGTAAAAATCTGAGCCTTTCAGCGACCGCTCATCCACATAAACTTAGCAGTTCGCAGGTGGTCCATTCACGATTCTATCAGTACCTTTGA